In Streptomyces nojiriensis, one genomic interval encodes:
- a CDS encoding DUF3099 domain-containing protein — MYARRRRAYFLLMGGCLVLFVSAWTFVRLLSVEAAVAMCVVAMVIPPVAAMIANRRGPDDRWWDDPSGDPKSDEWWDELDGKRRHED; from the coding sequence ATGTACGCCCGGCGCCGGCGCGCCTACTTCCTGCTCATGGGCGGATGCCTGGTCCTCTTCGTCTCCGCCTGGACCTTCGTGCGCCTGCTGTCGGTGGAGGCGGCGGTGGCCATGTGCGTGGTCGCGATGGTCATCCCGCCGGTCGCCGCGATGATCGCCAACCGGCGCGGCCCGGACGACCGCTGGTGGGACGACCCCTCGGGCGATCCGAAGTCCGACGAGTGGTGGGACGAACTGGACGGAAAGCGGCGTCACGAGGATTGA
- a CDS encoding DUF1416 domain-containing protein yields the protein MCGAQIGGPDLATLKPGETAIQGQVTKDGEPVSGYVRLLDSTGEFTAEVPTSATGQFRFYAATGSWTLRALVPGAQADRAVVVAEAGGVTDVAIAV from the coding sequence ATGTGTGGAGCACAGATCGGCGGGCCCGACCTCGCGACGCTGAAGCCCGGTGAGACCGCCATCCAGGGCCAGGTCACCAAGGACGGCGAGCCGGTGTCCGGCTACGTCCGCCTGCTGGACTCGACCGGCGAGTTCACCGCGGAGGTCCCGACCTCGGCGACCGGCCAGTTCCGCTTCTACGCCGCCACCGGCTCCTGGACGCTGCGGGCGCTCGTCCCGGGTGCCCAGGCGGACCGTGCCGTGGTCGTCGCCGAGGCCGGCGGCGTGACGGACGTGGCGATCGCGGTCTGA